The window ATCAACCAAGAGGCATACCGTGTGCTTCACCTAGCATTTACGATGACTCAGCCTCTGTTCACCTCGCGAATGTGGGCATCGCCCACCGCAAGGAGTCCCCGCCATGCACGTCCTGGACCTGCTCCAGCTCGACAGCCTCGGTCTCAGCCTGCTCTGGGGCGAGGAAGCACTTCTCGGCCAGGAGGTCGTCGGGGTCACCGCCACCGACCTGGAGGAGCCGGGCCGGTTCCTGGGCCCCGGGGAGCTCGTACTGAGCGGACTGGTGTGGTGGGCCGAGGGCGACGTCACGAAGGCCGACCGGTTCGTCGGCGCCCTCGCCGACGCCGGAGCCACCGCCCTGCTGGCCGGCGAGGAGACCCACGGCAGGGTCCCCGAGGAACTCGTCGCCGCCTGCCGGGCCCACCGGGTGCCGATCGTGGCCGTCCCCGCGCGCACCAGCTTCCGGGCGGTGACCGAGGCGGTGTACCTGCGCCAGTGGGGCGACCTGAGCCGCCGTCCGACCCGGCTCTTCGCGCTCCCCGAGAACGTGCGCGGTGAGCTCAGCCGGCTGGTGGAGGAAGGGGCCGGACCGGAGGAACTCCTCGACCGCGCCTGCGCCCACCTGGGCCGGGTGTCCTGCTATCTGCTCACCGCCAGCGGCCGCACTGTGGCCCGTACGCCCTCCGCCCCCGAGCTCCCCGCCCGGCAGGCGTCGGCCGCCTCCGCGCGCGGCGGGGTCTGGCTGCGCGTCGAGGCCGAGAGCTCCCCGTACGACGCCTGGCAGCTGCACGTCCCGGACCCGGACGCGGCGCCCCCGCGGGTGCTCCACGAGATCGCCGAGGTGCTCGCCCAGTGCCGCAGCGGGCAGACCCGCCGGGCCGCCGCGCAGCGGCTGGCCGGACGGGAACTGATCGGCGTCCTGGAGGGGACGCCCGCGGGGAACGCGCCCGCGGACACCGGAGCCCTGGAAGAGGCGCTCGCCAAGGCCGGCCTGCCGGTGGGCGGCTCGTACCGGGTACTGGCGGCGACCTCGGGCGACGCGCTGGCGGAGGGGCTCAGCCACCTGGAGGGCGCCGCGTACGCGGTGGGGCGGACCGCGGCGGTGCTGTACGAGGACCCGGCCGCCGCGACCGACGTGGCGGGCCGGCTCCGCGCGGTGTGGCCGATGCTCCAGCAGTGCGGGGGACCGCAGACCGAGCTCCGCCTGGGCCTCGGGATCCGAGCCGGGGGCCTGGAGGGGCTGCGGGCCTCGCTCAGCCAGGCCCGGTTCGCCCTGACCGCGGCGGACGAGGCGGTCCCGGTGCGCGGGGTCGAGCAGCTGGACACGCTCGGGGAGCTGATGGCGGGGATCCCGCCGGAGGTGCGGTCGGTGTACGGGGCGCGGATCCTCGGGGCGCTCGGGGACGGAATGCTGCGGGAAACCCTGGAGGTCTTCCTGGCCAACAACTGCTCCTGGGCGCGCACGGCGGAGGCACTGCACCTGCACGTGAACACCGTGCACTACCGGATCGAGCGGGTGGAGGTCCTGACGGGCCGTGACCTGTCCCGCCTCGACCACAAGCTGGACCTGTACGCGGCGCTGCGCTGCGGCTGACGGGCGCGGCGGTCGGGGAGCCGCGGCCGGGAGGGGCAGGGCCGAGGGGCCTACGGCAGTTCGATGTGGACCTCGGTGGACTTGACCCGGGCCGTGACGGTCGATCCGACCACGATGCCGAGCTGCTCGACCGACTCCCGGGTCACCAGGGACACCACGCGGTGCGGACCCGACTGGATCTCCACCTGGGCGGCGACGTCGTCGAGCCGTACGGCGGTGACGATCCCGGCGAAGGAGTTGCGGACGGACGTGAGGGCGGCGCCCGGCGGCAACCGGTGCAGCCCGGCCGCCCGTTCCTCGGCGAAGGCGGCGAGGACCGCGCCGTCGACGGTCCGCGACCCGTCCGCGGTACGGCCGGCGGCCAGCCGGCCCGTCTCCGTCCAACGGCGGACGGTCTCGGGGCTCACGCGCAGCAGCTGGGCGGCCTGCCCCAGGGAGTACGTCGGCACGCCCGCAGCATAGGCGGCGCCGCGCAGCTCCGGACGAGGAGGCACCCGGGACCGCCGGTCCCGGGTGCCTCCCGTCAGCACGTGCCGCCGCCCGCCGCCGACTCTGCTAGTGCTGTGACCGGAAAGGTCCACCGGGTCGCGGCGCCCGGCACGGCACCTCGCCGCGTTGTCGGACCACGCAAGTACGTCCAGTACGAGCCGCGGCCCTCCGCCTTGCGATGCACCGCACCGGACACCGCGACCCCGGCACACCTTTCCGGCCACAGCACTAGGAAGCCGTGCGGCACTGGCCGGACCGGGGCCCCTGGACGAGGGTGCCCGTGTGAACCAGCTCCGGTGCGTTGCCCTCGCAGCGCAGGGGTCCGGTGACCTGGTTGGCCCGGAACGCGGGGGCGCCCGCGTCGGGCAGTGGTCCATTGCCGCTGTTGCCGTCGATCCGAACCGGTCCAATGACCGTGTTGGCCGAAGCCTGGAGACCGCCGGTGTTGCCCTCCAGGGTCAGCGGTCCCTGGAAGGTGTTGCCGCCGCACCCGGCCGTCTCGCGGTCCGAGCCGGCCAGGACGTGGCCGGTGCTTCCCGTGACGGAGACGGGGCCGGTGAGACGTGAGTGGCAGATGGTGACGGCGAGCGCGCCCTCGGCGGACACCGGGCCCGTGACACGGGCGTCCGTGACGGCCAGGGACCCGCCCGGCGCCACCTTGACGGGACCGGTCTGGCTGCCGCCGGAGGCGATGCAGAGCGCCTGGCCGGCGGCCACCGTCAGGGTGCCGACGCGGGCCGTCGTGATGCACGGCCGGCTGAAGCCGACGGTGACCTCGGACGGCGCCGCCGTCGCCCCCGGCGCGTGGCTCGTGTCCCCGCCGTACGACGCGGTGATCGCGTGGGGGCCGGGCCGCAACGCGGCGGTGCGCAGCAGGGCCCGGCCGCCGTCGAGGGGCACGGCCGCCAGCGGGGTCGTCCCGTCGAAGAAGGTGACCGTCCCGCCCGGCGTCACCGGGCCGGCCGCGGAGACGGCGGCGGTCAGGGTGACGGGGTGCCCGAACAGCGGTGCGGCCGTGTCGGCGGCCACCGTGAGCGTGGCCGTGTAGCGGAACGAGACGACGGCCCGGCCGTTGCCGCGGTTCACACCGGGCAGCAGGGAAACGTCGGTCGCCGCGGGGGCCGCGAAGCCGCTGCCGCCCCCGCCACCGGCCCCGTACAGGTTGTCGGGGTTCCCGCCGCCGGAGCCGCCTCCGCCGCCGAAGTAGCCGCCGCCCCCGCCTCCGCCGCCGTTGCCGCCGCGTGCGCCGTTGCCGCCGGGGCCGCCGCTGCCCGGATTGGGCTGCCCGGTATTGGGGTCGATGTCGCTCCCGGCCGTTCCGGGGCCGCCGAGGGCGGAGTTGGGGCTGCCGGTGCCGTGGGCGCTCCGGGTCGCGCCGCCGCCCGCCACGCCGGATCCCGGCTGGCCGCCGCCCTGTCCGCCGGGTTCGCCGGCCGGGCCGCCGCCGTGGCCGCCGCGCAGCAGGGGCCCGCCGTTGCCGGCGCCCCCGCCGCCACCGGCGACGAGGATCCGGTCGGCCGGGCCGAAGGCGCCGACGCGTACGTCGGTGGCGCCGCCGCCGGAGCCGCCCCCGCCGTGCGCGCCGCCGCCTCCGGCCCCGTGGCCCGTGCCGCCGGGCCGGGCGTACTCGCCGCGCCGCGAGCTGCCGGAACTCCCGGCGCCGCCCACCGTGATCTGCAGGTTCTGCCCGGCGCTCACGGCGAAGGTCGCGCGGGTCCCGCCGCCGAGCCCGCCGGGTGCCCCCTCGTTCGGGGGGTTGGGGGTGACGAAGCCGGCCGCGCTGCCGCCCTCGGCGCCGAACACGTCGATGGTCGCCGCGCTCACGCCCTCAGGGACGGTGAAGAGGTCCGTACCGACCGCCGTGTAGGTGCAGGCGGGGGGTGAGGCGGTGAACGTGCCGCCCGCGCCGCAGGGCGACGGCGATGGTGCCTGGGCCGGATCGGCGGTCGCGGGTACCGCCGCCAGCACGGCTGCCAGCAGACCGGTCACGCCGGCCGATACTGCTGCCTTGGATCTGAAGAGTCTCAACGAGGTTCCAAACGAGAGTACTTGGGAAGAGGTGCGCTGCTGTCGGTGGCTCAGACGCCGTCGTCGGCGCAGAGCGCCCAGGCGTCGGAGTAGGTGCCCGGAGAGCTGCCCCCGCCGGTGTGGGTGACGGCCGTCCAGTAGGAGGCGGTGGTGGTTCCGTCGCCGACCGGGGTGCCGCCGGAGTTGCTGGGGTAGCTGCCGTTGAGGTGGTCGCCGACGGAACCGGGCCCGGTGAAGCTGGTGGTCGTGACGTTGCCTCCGCTGATCGCGGCGCCGCCGCCGACCAGCTTTCCGTCGTTGCCGCCGCAGCCGACCGTGACGGTCTGGCCGCTGGTCGCCGCGGTCGGACCGCTCACCTCGCTGTGGCGGACCGTGACCGTGGCGCCACTGACGTCGATGTTGGTGCCGCTGCAGATCGCGTACGCGTACGTGGTGTTGTTGCTGTTGCCGCCGCCACCGTTCCAGCCGACCGCGCTCCAGGAGTCGGGGTCGCTCTCACCGTCGGCCGCGGCCTTCTGGCCGAAACCGTGGGCGGAGTCGTTGAAGGTGGGGAAGCTCGCGATCGGCTTGAGGCTGCCGACGCCGGCCGGGGTGATGCGGGCGCCGCCGCCGAGCAGCCGGGTGTTGGCCGGGCAGGTGGCCGTGACCAGGCCCACCGTGCCGCTGCTCGTCGGCCCGGCGAGCTTGTTCATCACCACTTGGGTGTGGTTGATCAGGCTGCTGG is drawn from Streptomyces sp. NBC_01232 and contains these coding sequences:
- a CDS encoding PucR family transcriptional regulator; the encoded protein is MHVLDLLQLDSLGLSLLWGEEALLGQEVVGVTATDLEEPGRFLGPGELVLSGLVWWAEGDVTKADRFVGALADAGATALLAGEETHGRVPEELVAACRAHRVPIVAVPARTSFRAVTEAVYLRQWGDLSRRPTRLFALPENVRGELSRLVEEGAGPEELLDRACAHLGRVSCYLLTASGRTVARTPSAPELPARQASAASARGGVWLRVEAESSPYDAWQLHVPDPDAAPPRVLHEIAEVLAQCRSGQTRRAAAQRLAGRELIGVLEGTPAGNAPADTGALEEALAKAGLPVGGSYRVLAATSGDALAEGLSHLEGAAYAVGRTAAVLYEDPAAATDVAGRLRAVWPMLQQCGGPQTELRLGLGIRAGGLEGLRASLSQARFALTAADEAVPVRGVEQLDTLGELMAGIPPEVRSVYGARILGALGDGMLRETLEVFLANNCSWARTAEALHLHVNTVHYRIERVEVLTGRDLSRLDHKLDLYAALRCG
- a CDS encoding TOBE domain-containing protein, with amino-acid sequence MPTYSLGQAAQLLRVSPETVRRWTETGRLAAGRTADGSRTVDGAVLAAFAEERAAGLHRLPPGAALTSVRNSFAGIVTAVRLDDVAAQVEIQSGPHRVVSLVTRESVEQLGIVVGSTVTARVKSTEVHIELP
- a CDS encoding Ig-like domain-containing protein gives rise to the protein MTGLLAAVLAAVPATADPAQAPSPSPCGAGGTFTASPPACTYTAVGTDLFTVPEGVSAATIDVFGAEGGSAAGFVTPNPPNEGAPGGLGGGTRATFAVSAGQNLQITVGGAGSSGSSRRGEYARPGGTGHGAGGGGAHGGGGSGGGATDVRVGAFGPADRILVAGGGGGAGNGGPLLRGGHGGGPAGEPGGQGGGQPGSGVAGGGATRSAHGTGSPNSALGGPGTAGSDIDPNTGQPNPGSGGPGGNGARGGNGGGGGGGGYFGGGGGSGGGNPDNLYGAGGGGGSGFAAPAATDVSLLPGVNRGNGRAVVSFRYTATLTVAADTAAPLFGHPVTLTAAVSAAGPVTPGGTVTFFDGTTPLAAVPLDGGRALLRTAALRPGPHAITASYGGDTSHAPGATAAPSEVTVGFSRPCITTARVGTLTVAAGQALCIASGGSQTGPVKVAPGGSLAVTDARVTGPVSAEGALAVTICHSRLTGPVSVTGSTGHVLAGSDRETAGCGGNTFQGPLTLEGNTGGLQASANTVIGPVRIDGNSGNGPLPDAGAPAFRANQVTGPLRCEGNAPELVHTGTLVQGPRSGQCRTAS